Proteins encoded by one window of Arachis hypogaea cultivar Tifrunner chromosome 1, arahy.Tifrunner.gnm2.J5K5, whole genome shotgun sequence:
- the LOC112796707 gene encoding protein RKD5 isoform X1 encodes MFNPFQEEANNQESDDKAAALAAIEKRRMRESEKENIERKPFMDTQSETRKLRQDIFKRRHRARAQVKLNSTVSSSSISNKTTIETWNLEGFILKIMHLKLSTFPGPWCVTKKQFRQKPRLNLIWFFTQLI; translated from the exons ATGTTCAACCCTTTCCAG GAAGAAGCAAACAACCAAGAATCGGATGACAAGGCTGCAGCATTGGCGGCAATAGAGAAACGAAGGATGCGGGAGAGCGAAAAGGAAAACATAGAAAGGAAGCCATTCATGGACACACAAAGTGAGACTAGGAAGTTGAGGCAGGACATCTTCAAGAGAAGGCATCGAGCGCGAGCTCAGGTCAAACTTAATTCGACTGTCTCTAGCAGCAGCATTAGCAACAAAACTACCATTGAGACTTGGAACTTGGAAGGTTTCATATTGAAAATTATGCATCTCAAG CTTAGCACATTTCCTGGTCCATGGTGTGTGACAAAGAAACAGTTCCGACAGAAGCCGAGACTCAACCTCATTTGGTTTTTCACCCAACTCATCTAA
- the LOC112796707 gene encoding protein RKD5 isoform X2 — protein sequence MFNPFQEEANNQESDDKAAALAAIEKRRMRESEKENIERKPFMDTQSETRKLRQDIFKRRHRARAQVKLNSTVSSSSISNKTTIETWNLEA from the exons ATGTTCAACCCTTTCCAG GAAGAAGCAAACAACCAAGAATCGGATGACAAGGCTGCAGCATTGGCGGCAATAGAGAAACGAAGGATGCGGGAGAGCGAAAAGGAAAACATAGAAAGGAAGCCATTCATGGACACACAAAGTGAGACTAGGAAGTTGAGGCAGGACATCTTCAAGAGAAGGCATCGAGCGCGAGCTCAGGTCAAACTTAATTCGACTGTCTCTAGCAGCAGCATTAGCAACAAAACTACCATTGAGACTTGGAACTTGGAAG CTTAG
- the LOC112803877 gene encoding phospholipase D alpha 1-like, translated as MIIGSANINQRSMDGGRDTEIEIGMGAYQPYYLASGPKGATGQVHGFRRSLWLEHLGKHESTFLNPESKPCIEKVNQLAEQNWKSYIDISRADLHGHLLRYPYLISDDGTITELPGFEFFPDTNAKILGKDEIYMRLPFIRDLLLG; from the coding sequence ATGATCATTGGATCAGCCAACATCAACCAGAGATCCATGGATGGTGGTAGAGACACTGAGATTGAGATTGGCATGGGAGCTTACCAACCCTACTATTTGGCTAGCGGGCCAAAGGGTGCAACGGGCCAGGTGCATGGTTTCCGCAGGTCCTTGTGGTTGGAGCATCTTGGCAAACATGAAAGCACCTTCCTCAACCCTGAGAGTAAACCATGTATTGAGAAGGTGAACCAGCTTGCTGAACAGAATTGGAAATCATATATCGATATATCTAGGGCTGACCTTCATGGCCACCTTCTTCGCTATCCTTATCTCATTTCTGATGATGGAACCATCACAGAGCTTCCTGGATTTGAGTTCTTTCCCGACACCAATGCTAAGATTCTAGGAAAGGATGAGATATACATGAGGCTTCCATTTATTCGGGATCTTCTTCTAGGTTGA
- the LOC112796692 gene encoding rac-like GTP-binding protein RHO1, producing MSASKFIKCVTVGDGAVGKTCLLISYTSNTFPTDYVPTVFDNFSANVVVNGATVNLGLWDTAGQEDYNRLRPLSYRGADVFILAFSLISKASYENVSKKWIPELKHYAPGVPIILVGTKLDLRDDKQFFIDHPGAVPITNAQGEELRKLINAPAYIECSSKSQQNVKAVFDAAIRVVLQPPKQKKKKGKAQKACSIL from the exons atgagcgCTTCAAAGTTCATCAAGTGCGTTACTGTTGGGGATGGAGCTGTGGGCAAAACTTGCTTGCTAATATCCTACACCAGCAACACCTTCCCCACC GATTATGTGCCAACTGTTTTTGACAATTTCAGTGCAAATGTTGTTGTCAATGGAGCCACAGTTAATCTCGGTTTGTGGGACACTGCAG GGCAAGAGGATTATAACAGACTACGACCTTTGAGTTATCGTGGTGCCGATGTTTTCATATTGGCTTTCTCTCTCATAAGCAAGGCCAGTTATGAAAATGTTTCCAAAAAG TGGATCCCAGAATTGAAACATTATGCACCTGGTGTCCCCATCATTTTGGTTGGCACAAAGCTTG ATCTTCGGGATGACAAGCAGTTCTTCATTGACCATCCTGGTGCCGTACCCATCACTAATGCTCAG GGAGAAGAGCTCAGGAAGCTTATCAATGCACCAGCTTACATTGAATGCAGTTCAAAATCTCAGCAG AACGTGAAGGCGGTCTTTGATGCGGCTATTCGAGTTGTTCTTCAACCTCCTaagcagaagaaaaagaagggtAAAGCACAGAAGGCCTGTTCAATATTGTAA
- the LOC112803796 gene encoding GDSL esterase/lipase EXL3-like, with amino-acid sequence MRPSLLLQKLLFQLSQAILWCCSSILIIAIIILFQHVSAENLPNNETVPAVIVFGDSIVDSGNNNYISTIVKCDFSPYGRDFGDGNYPTGRFSNGLVPSDIIAARFGVKKLLPPYLDPNLQLEDLLTGVSFASGGAGYDPLTSKLMSVISLTEQLNMFKEYINKIKAAVGENRTSMIVSKSIYIICIGSDDIANTYVQTPFRKIQYDIPSYTDFMASEASNFFQELYELGARRIGVFGVPVIGCVPSQRTISGGILRACSYSTNQAAILFNSKLSNQMDALQKKFPDARFVYLDSYNPFLDMLQNPTKYGFAEVEKGCCGTGNIEVSILCNRYSLNTCSNDSDYIFWDSYHPTQKAYFVLSSLILDHKIKDFF; translated from the exons ATGAGGCCATCACTACTCTTGCAAaagcttctttttcaattgtCTCAAGCAATTCTTTGGTGTTGTTCTTCCATTCTCATCATTGCCATCATCATATTATTCCAACATGTTTCTGCTGAAAATCTACCAAACAATGAAACTGTGCCAGCAGTGATTGTGTTTGGAGATTCCATAGTTGATTCTGGCAACAACAATTATATCAGTACTATTGTCAAGTGTGATTTCTCACCATACGGACGAGATTTTGGTGACGGAAATTATCCAACCGGAAGATTCAGCAATGGTTTAGTCCCATCAGATATTATTG ctGCGAGATTTGGAGTGAAGAAACTTTTACCACCTTACCTTGATCCGAATTTGCAACTTGAAGATCTCCTCACCGGCGTAAGCTTCGCCTCCGGTGGTGCCGGATATGATCCTCTAACATCCAAATTAAtg TCTGTGATATCATTAACAGAACAACTAAACATGTTTAAGGAGTACATAAACAAGATTAAGGCAGCAGTTGGAGAAAACAGAACATCAATGATAGTGTCAAAGAGTATATACATAATTTGCATAGGAAGTGATGACATTGCCAACACTTATGTTCAGACACCATTTAGAAAAATTCAGTATGATATTCCATCATACACAGATTTTATGGCCTCTGAAGCCTCAAATTTCTTTCAG GAACTTTATGAATTAGGAGCAAGAAGGATTGGAGTGTTTGGTGTACCGGTTATAGGTTGTGTGCCCTCACAAAGAACAATTAGTGGAGGCATCCTTAGAGCATGTTCATATTCTACAAACCAAGCAGCAATACTTTTTAACTCAAAGCTCTCCAACCAAATGGATGCACTTCAAAAGAAGTTTCCAGATGCTAGATTTGTCTATCTTGATTCCTACAATCCATTCCTTGACATGCTTCAAAACCCTACAAAATATG GTTTTGCCGAGGTAGAGAAAGGATGCTGTGGCACAGGGAACATAGAAGTGAGCATATTGTGCAACCGTTACAGCCTTAACACATGTTCCAACGACTCTGATTACATTTTCTGGGATAGTTATCATCCTACTCAAAAggcttattttgtgcttagttctTTGATTCTTGATCACAAAATCAAAGACTTCTTTTGA
- the LOC112725623 gene encoding GDSL esterase/lipase At1g20120, translating into MNYSFPAVIAFGDSILDTGNNNYILTALRSNFKPYGRDFFGEESTGRFCNGRIPSDFYVEILGIKDSLPPYLDPDLEIEDLLSGVSFASAGSGYDPLTVELASVLSTEDQLEMFKEYIGKLKGAVGEERTAYILEKSIVLISMGSNDIAGTYFLTPYRRVHYNVRQYTRRLIRLTTRFILELYRLGARRIGTVSLSALGCIPMQRTVRGGIKRKCVEPVTKAAQVYNSMLNQSLMALKKTLSGSRIVYLDVHNSLNMLIQHPNQFGFESVDRACCGIASMELGPFCSTFSLKICKDASKYVFWDSYHPTERTYGILTSDLIKKTIDQFV; encoded by the exons ATGAACTATTCATTTCCTGCTGTAATAGCTTTTGGTGATTCAATCTTGGATACTGGCAACAACAATTACATTCTAACAGCTTTGAGGTCCAATTTTAAACCTTATGGCAGAGATTTCTTTGGAGAAGAATCCACCGGAAGGTTTTGCAATGGCAGAATTCCTTCAGATTTTTATg ttgaaATACTTGGAATTAAGGATTCCTTGCCACCTTATCTTGATCCAGATTTGGAGATTGAAGATCTCTTAAGTGGGGTGAGCTTTGCCTCTGCTGGTTCAGGATATGATCCTCTCACAGTTGAACTAGCT TCAGTGTTGTCAACAGAGGATCAATTAGAGATGTTCAAAGAATACATTGGAAAACTTAAGGGTGCTGTGGGAGAAGAAAGAACAGCTTACATTCTTGAAAAGAGCATAGTTCTCATCAGCATGGGAAGCAATGATATTGCAGGAACATATTTTCTCACACCATATAGGAGAGTCCATTACAATGTCAGACAATATACAAGAAGGCTTATCAGATTAACAACAAGATTTATATTG GAACTATATCGATTGGGAGCAAGAAGGATTGGAACAGTGAGCTTATCAGCATTAGGATGCATCCCAATGCAGAGGACAGTGAGAGGAGGCATAAAAAGGAAATGTGTGGAACCAGTAACAAAGGCAGCACAGGTCTACAATTCCATGCTAAATCAATCACTTATGGCTCTCAAGAAGACCCTCTCTGGTTCCAGAATTGTATACCTTGATGTCCATAATTCACTCAATATGCTCATTCAACACCCCAATCAATTTG GATTTGAGAGCGTGGATAGAGCATGCTGTGGCATTGCAAGTATGGAACTTGGCCCATTTTGTAGCACTTTCTCATTGAAAATATGCAAAGATGCATCCAAATATGTGTTCTGGGATAGTTATCACCCTACTGAGAGAACTTACGGCATTCTTACCTCAGATTTGATCAAAAAGACCATTGATCAATTTGTCTAA
- the LOC140183905 gene encoding phospholipase D alpha 1-like codes for MFDKFIEAKLFIYIAAWSLDTEITLIRDPPMKPGSVPTLGELLKKKAADGVRVVLLLWNDITAVRLFKNQGLMGTCDKETERYFKDTGVECVLRTHEKPMCSHHEKVVIVDSPLPNIAKRILVCYIEGLDLCKGRFDTPSHPLFSTLGPDGEHSRDFHQPNFKGTAITKGGPREPWHDVHCRLEGPVAWDVYDNFVESIKKEGKEDLLVPDKQVTDVMGGRGFLESCKKEGKEGILVRQKQVKDVISDDQQIIEPNRETWNVQLFRSTTVVFSEAAGKKKGFWNALVALARGKNKKTDRSIHDACIYAIRAAEGFIYIENQYFIGSSSEKNDASHQIAKELTRKIVSKIKAKERFAVYVVIPMWPEGIPESSCVQKMLDLQKRTIEKMYRDISQAIKEAGIDEEPQNYLAFFCLGNREVKKHGEYEPPVKPSKGSSYQKAQEARRFMIYVHSKLMIGMSKVNLNSYYIKSLLRLQYHARRDTEQDS; via the coding sequence ATGTTTGATAAATTCATTGAAGCAAAACTCTTCATATACATTGCAGCCTGGTCTCTTGACACTGAGATAACCCTCATAAGGGATCCTCCGATGAAGCCTGGAAGTGTCCCAACACTTGGTGAGCTGCTCAAGAAAAAGGCGGCAGATGGTGTAAGAGTTGTACTACTTCTTTGGAACGATATAACAGCTGTTCGGTTATTTAAAAATCAAGGGCTCATGGGTACTTGTGACAAAGAAACCGAACGGTATTTCAAAGACACTGGTGTGGAGTGTGTTCTACGTACTCATGAGAAACCGATGTGTTCTCATCACGAGAAAGTGGTGATTGTGGACTCTCCATTGCCCAATATTGCGAAGAGAATATTAGTGTGTTATATCGAAGGTTTAGATCTCTGCAAAGGAAGATTCGACACTCCTTCACATCCACTTTTTAGCACTTTGGGGCCGGACGGTGAGCACAGCAGGGATTTTCATCAACCCAACTTTAAAGGTACTGCAATCACAAAAGGTGGCCCTAGAGAACCGTGGCATGACGTGCACTGTCGCCTTGAAGGGCCTGTTGCATGGGATGTTTATGACAACTTTGTGGAGAGCATCAAGAAGGAAGGTAAAGAGGACTTACTTGTTCCAGATAAACAGGTTACAGATGTCATGGGTGGCCGTGGCTTTCTGGAGAGCTGCAAGAAGGAAGGAAAAGAGGGCATACTTGTTCGACAGAAACAGGTTAAAGATGTCATAAGTGATGACCAACAAATAATTGAGCCTAATCGTGAGACGTGGAATGTTCAGTTGTTTAGATCTACTACTGTTGTGTTTTCAGAAGCTGCTGGGAAAAAAAAAGGTTTTTGGAATGCTTTGGTTGCTCTTGCTCGTGGGAAGAATAAGAAGACAGATCGGAGCATTCATGATGCGTGTATATATGCTATTAGAGCTGCTGAAGGCTTCATCTATATTGAGAACCAGTATTTTATAGGAAGTAGTTCTGAAAAAAATGATGCTTCACATCAAATTGCAAAGGAGCTTACACGTAAAATTGTTAGTAAGATTAAAGCCAAGGAAAGGTTTGCTGTGTATGTTGTGATTCCGATGTGGCCAGAGGGTATCCCAGAAAGTTCCTGTGTTCAGAAAATGTTAGATTTGCAGAAACGGACAATAGAAAAGATGTACAGGGACATTAGTCAAGCAATCAAGGAAGCGGGAATTGATGAAGAGCCTCAAAATTATTTGGCATTCTTCTGCCTGGGAAATCGAGAGGTGAAGAAGCATGGAGAGTATGAACCTCCGGTCAAGCCATCCAAAGGTTCCAGTTACCAGAAAGCACAAGAGGCGAGGCGCTTCATGATTTATGTACATTCTAAGCTAATGATAGGTATGTCGAAAGTTAATCTAAACTCTTACTATATTAAATCACTACTACGACTACAATATCATGCACGGAGGGACACAGAACAGGACAGCtga